The sequence ATCCTGACGCCGACGGCCCCATCATCCGTGCGCGCCGCGCCGGTGCGGCGGCCGCGCACCCGATCGCCCCTTGCGTCACGCGCGCTTCACGCGCGCGTCATCTGCATCGCGGCGGGCCGGAGTACACTGCCCGTTCGTCCTGGATCATCCGACGTCGTTCAACAGGAGAAGGCCATGGCAGCAAAGAAGATTCTGTTTCTGACGGGCGATTTCGCCGAAGACTACGAGACGATGGTGCCGTTCCAGGCGCTGCTCGCGATCGGCCATCACGTCGACGCCGTCTGTCCCGGCAAGCGCGCGGGCGACAAGGTGAAGACGGCGATTCACGATTTCGAAGGCGATCAGACGTACACGGAAAAGCCCGGCCACCAGTTCACGCTCAACGCGACGTTCGACGACGTCGACGCGACGGGCTACGACGCGCTCGCGATCGCCGGCGGCCGCGCGCCGGAGTATCTGCGTCTCGACCCGAAAGTGATCGCGCTCGTGCGCGCGTTCGCCGAAGCGAAGAAGCCGATTGCGGCGATTTGTCACGCGGCGCAATTGCTCGCGGCGGCCGACGTGATCCGCGGCAAGCGGATTTCGGCCTACCCGGCGTGCGCGCCGGAAGTGCGGCTCGCGGGCGGCGAATATGCGGATATCCCGGTCGACGCCGCCGTCACCGACGCGCCGTTCGTCACCGCGCCCGCGTGGCCCGCGCATCCCGCGTGGCTGTCGCAATTCCTCGCGCTGCTCGGCACGCGCATCGAACTCTGAGCCGGCGCGCGCGGCGGCGCGCACCGCATGCACGCCGCGCGCTCAGCGCGTCGCGGCCTTCGCCTGCGGCGCGCCGCCCACTTCGGCGACGCGCGCCTCCAGCATCGCCAATGCGCCGGACAGCGCACTGAGCGCATCGTCCGGCAGCGACGCCATCGTGTCGTGCAGGAACGCATTGCGGCGCGGCAGGCACGCCTCGAACGCCGCGCGCCCGGCGCTCGTCAGCTTCACGTTCGTCACGCGGTTGTCGCGCGGATCGGCTTCGCGGTCGATCCAGCCGAGCGTCTCGAGCGTCTTCAACTGGCGCGTGAGCGCGCCCGGATCGACGCGCAACAGCTCGACGAGCCGCTTCTGCGACGACGCCCCGCCTTGCTGCTCGAGCGCGACCATGATGCGCCAGCGCGGCAGCGGCTGCCCGACGTGCGTCTCGAACGCGGCCATGAACGCGCGGTACGTGCGTCCGAACTGCTGCAAGATCGCGATGCGGTCCTGTTCTTCCATGCGCTGACTTCGGCTCCGATAAGCAAACTGATAGGGATGGCGCGAGCAAGCGCCCGCTCACTCGGCGACGACGGTCGGCTCGAGCTTGCGGCGCAGCTCGACGGGCGGCACGCGGCGGCTTTGCCACACCGCGACGAGCGCGACGAGCGCGCCGAGCGCGATGCCGATATGAATCGCGCCGACGAGCGACTCGCGCGCCGCTTCGAGCAAACGCGCGCCATGATGCCCGGCGCGCGCGAGTTCGTCCACCAGGCGCGCCTGCGCGGCGCGGTCGATCAGCACCTGCGGATCGGCGAGGCTCGCCTGCCACCGCAGCGCGCCGTCGGCGGCGAGCGCGTCGCGCACGCCGCTCGCGTAGAGCTGGTTGACGAGCGTGCCCGTGAGCGCCGTGCCGACCATCCCGCCCACCATCCGCAGCGATTGCAGCAGCGCGGTCGCGATCCCGAGATGCTCGCGGCCCGCCGTCTGCTGCGCGAACACGGTCAGGTTCGGCAGCACGAAGCCGAGGCCCACGCCGCCCGCGACCATCAGCGCCATCAGCGCCCAGCCGGGCGTCGCGTGCGTCGACGCGACGACGCCCCCGCACGCGATCGCGAACAGCAGGAAACCGACGTACAGCATCGCATTCGGGTGGCGGATGCGCGTGATCACGCGGCCGTTCATGATGCTGCCGATCGTGATGAACACGACGAGCGGCGTGATGACGACGCCCGCCTGCTGCGGCGACATCCCGAAACCGCCCTGGAACAGCAGCGGCGCGTAGAAAAGGAGCGAGAACATCGCGAAGCCAGCGAGGATCGCGAGAATGAAGAGCGCCGACAGCGCACGGTTCGAGAACATGTCGAACGGCAGAATCGGCTGCGCGCAGCGCTTCTCCCAGCGCCACAGCGCGACGCCGCCCGCAAGCGCGGCGACGAGCAGCAGCGTCGGCCAGCCGCCGATCCCGTACTTCGGCAGCCATTCGACGAAAAGCTGCATCGCGCCGAGCGTCGCCGCGATGAGGAGCGCGCCCGGCCAGTCGAGCCGCATCTTGGCGCTGTGCTCGACGTGCCGCATGTGCGGCAGATAGCGCCACACGAAGAAGAGCGACAGCAGGCCCACCGGCAGATTCACGTAGAACACCGAGCGCCAGCCGTAGTTCTGCGTGAGCACGCCGCCGAGCGACGGCCCGATCGCGTTCGCGATGCCGAACGCCGAGCTCATCAGCACCTGCCAGCGC comes from Burkholderia savannae and encodes:
- a CDS encoding MFS transporter — its product is MAVHTAAHHSSGQVLPFRESLLAMLGISFVTMLVALDQTVVGTALPTIVAELRGFDLYAWVATSYLLASVITVPIFGRLGDYYGRKPFVIASLVVFTGASVLCGMAQDMLSLVLARGLQGIGGGMLVGTAFACIPDLFPDSVVRLRWQVLMSSAFGIANAIGPSLGGVLTQNYGWRSVFYVNLPVGLLSLFFVWRYLPHMRHVEHSAKMRLDWPGALLIAATLGAMQLFVEWLPKYGIGGWPTLLLVAALAGGVALWRWEKRCAQPILPFDMFSNRALSALFILAILAGFAMFSLLFYAPLLFQGGFGMSPQQAGVVITPLVVFITIGSIMNGRVITRIRHPNAMLYVGFLLFAIACGGVVASTHATPGWALMALMVAGGVGLGFVLPNLTVFAQQTAGREHLGIATALLQSLRMVGGMVGTALTGTLVNQLYASGVRDALAADGALRWQASLADPQVLIDRAAQARLVDELARAGHHGARLLEAARESLVGAIHIGIALGALVALVAVWQSRRVPPVELRRKLEPTVVAE
- a CDS encoding MarR family winged helix-turn-helix transcriptional regulator produces the protein MEEQDRIAILQQFGRTYRAFMAAFETHVGQPLPRWRIMVALEQQGGASSQKRLVELLRVDPGALTRQLKTLETLGWIDREADPRDNRVTNVKLTSAGRAAFEACLPRRNAFLHDTMASLPDDALSALSGALAMLEARVAEVGGAPQAKAATR
- a CDS encoding DJ-1/PfpI family protein, which produces MAAKKILFLTGDFAEDYETMVPFQALLAIGHHVDAVCPGKRAGDKVKTAIHDFEGDQTYTEKPGHQFTLNATFDDVDATGYDALAIAGGRAPEYLRLDPKVIALVRAFAEAKKPIAAICHAAQLLAAADVIRGKRISAYPACAPEVRLAGGEYADIPVDAAVTDAPFVTAPAWPAHPAWLSQFLALLGTRIEL